A single Petrotoga sp. 9PW.55.5.1 DNA region contains:
- the argH gene encoding argininosuccinate lyase, which yields MKLWGGRFKGQLSKDMESFNNSINIDIRLLPYDIEASIAYAAGLMKAGVISQEEFNLMKKALEKIKNMEIKDIPDVEDVHTLVEKLLVEEIGDLGKKLHTGRSRNDQVATDERLYLRKEIEEIIELLENLIDTLNMLAKVNKNTIMPGYTHLQRAQPVTFSHHLLAYQEMFKRDTSRLKDLKKRVNVLVLGSGALAGTTYNIDRKYIASLLGFNDVSLNSMDAVSDRDFIIEFLSAASLIMMHLSRFSEEIVLWTTQEFNFIELSDEYSTGSSIMPQKKNPDAAELIRGKTGRIYGNLMSLLTVMKSLPLTYNKDMQEDKEPLFDSIDTLKICLKVFTGMIKSMHIKKEKMESAVKYGYLNATDLADYLVKKEIPFRSAHEIVGNIVSYAIEKNTTLEDLEIDEFRIFCNKIDEDVYEYLNIKNILKSRKTIGAAKWEDEK from the coding sequence ATGAAATTATGGGGAGGACGTTTCAAAGGCCAGTTATCAAAAGATATGGAAAGTTTTAATAATTCAATAAATATAGATATCAGATTACTCCCATACGATATTGAAGCTTCTATAGCTTATGCAGCTGGATTGATGAAAGCTGGTGTAATATCACAAGAAGAGTTTAATTTAATGAAAAAGGCCTTAGAAAAGATAAAAAATATGGAAATTAAGGATATTCCTGATGTTGAAGACGTTCACACACTGGTAGAAAAGCTTCTTGTAGAAGAAATAGGTGATTTAGGCAAAAAGTTACATACCGGTAGAAGTAGAAACGATCAAGTTGCAACAGATGAAAGATTATATCTAAGAAAAGAGATAGAAGAAATAATAGAGTTATTGGAAAATTTAATTGATACCTTAAATATGCTTGCTAAAGTAAACAAAAATACTATTATGCCGGGTTATACTCACTTGCAAAGAGCACAACCAGTTACTTTTTCTCATCATTTGTTAGCTTATCAAGAGATGTTCAAAAGGGATACATCACGTTTGAAAGATTTAAAAAAGCGAGTAAATGTTTTAGTTTTAGGCTCTGGTGCTCTTGCAGGAACCACTTATAATATAGATAGAAAGTATATTGCTTCTTTGCTGGGATTTAATGATGTATCTTTAAACAGCATGGACGCTGTTAGCGATAGAGACTTTATAATCGAATTTTTATCGGCTGCATCGTTAATTATGATGCATTTAAGTAGATTCTCTGAAGAGATCGTATTATGGACAACTCAAGAGTTCAACTTTATAGAATTATCCGATGAATATTCCACAGGAAGTAGTATTATGCCTCAAAAAAAGAATCCAGATGCAGCGGAATTAATTAGAGGAAAAACAGGCAGAATATACGGAAACCTGATGAGTCTATTAACTGTTATGAAATCTTTGCCCCTTACTTACAACAAAGATATGCAGGAAGATAAAGAACCTCTTTTTGACTCTATAGACACTTTAAAGATATGTTTAAAGGTATTTACCGGAATGATAAAAAGTATGCATATAAAAAAAGAAAAAATGGAAAGCGCTGTAAAATACGGATATTTAAACGCCACAGATTTAGCAGATTATTTAGTCAAAAAAGAGATACCTTTTAGAAGTGCGCACGAAATTGTTGGTAATATAGTTTCTTATGCTATAGAAAAAAACACTACTCTAGAAGATTTGGAAATCGATGAATTCCGAATATTTTGCAATAAAATAGATGAAGATGTATATGAATATTTGAATATCAAAAATATTTTGAAAAGTAGAAAAACGATAGGTGCAGCAAAATGGGAGGATGAAAAATGA
- the argC gene encoding N-acetyl-gamma-glutamyl-phosphate reductase: MNVGILGATGYTGIELIRILSKHPKVKIVYLSSKNFESKLISEVYPGIQGYNDLILEEVDLEKVVKNCDVIFNTLPPHFSFEIAGMIKDNGKRLIDLGAAFRFDNFDNFKRWYNFKEDLEYNEYQRVYGLTELSRDLIKESKIIGNPGCYPTSVILGLAPLFKNGLIEKNSIVVDSKSGVSGAGHDPKYNNLYAECNENLKPYNVTKHRHIPEMEQELSKIANSQVNLIFTPHLVPMTRGILSTIYCQLKSIDNVQRIYNLYKEFYQNDHFIKICKPGTYPSTKNVYGSNYCHIGFEIEERTNTLIVMSVIDNLVKGASGQAIQNMNLMFGLPENKGLDLVPIYP, encoded by the coding sequence ATGAATGTAGGCATTTTAGGAGCAACGGGTTATACAGGAATAGAATTAATTAGAATATTATCAAAACATCCGAAAGTTAAAATTGTTTATCTATCATCAAAAAACTTTGAATCAAAGTTAATCTCTGAGGTATACCCGGGAATTCAAGGTTATAATGATTTAATCTTAGAAGAAGTTGATTTAGAAAAAGTAGTTAAAAATTGTGATGTTATATTCAATACGTTGCCCCCTCATTTTTCTTTTGAAATTGCAGGTATGATAAAAGATAATGGAAAACGATTGATAGATTTGGGAGCTGCTTTCCGTTTTGACAATTTTGACAATTTTAAAAGATGGTATAATTTCAAAGAGGATCTGGAATACAATGAGTATCAAAGAGTATATGGATTAACTGAGTTGAGTAGAGATTTAATTAAAGAGTCCAAGATAATTGGTAACCCTGGTTGTTATCCTACAAGTGTAATATTAGGATTAGCCCCACTTTTTAAAAATGGTTTAATTGAAAAAAACAGTATAGTTGTTGATAGTAAATCAGGTGTTTCTGGGGCTGGTCATGATCCTAAATACAATAATCTATACGCAGAATGCAATGAAAACTTAAAACCTTATAACGTTACAAAGCACAGACACATTCCAGAAATGGAACAAGAATTATCAAAAATAGCAAATAGTCAAGTTAATTTAATTTTTACTCCTCACTTGGTCCCAATGACAAGAGGAATTTTAAGTACTATTTATTGTCAGTTAAAATCAATTGATAATGTGCAAAGGATTTATAATCTTTATAAAGAATTCTATCAAAACGATCATTTCATTAAAATATGTAAACCAGGTACTTATCCATCAACTAAGAATGTTTATGGATCGAATTATTGTCACATAGGTTTTGAAATAGAAGAAAGAACTAATACACTAATTGTTATGTCAGTTATTGATAATTTGGTAAAAGGGGCAAGTGGGCAGGCAATTCAAAATATGAACTTAATGTTCGGATTACCTGAAAATAAAGGTTTAGACCTCGTTCCAATATATCCATAA